From Demequina capsici, one genomic window encodes:
- a CDS encoding acyltransferase has product MVLGRSRLTVGRSVALADGVMIDARSKRGVVLGDSVTIDRSAILRGSGTVRQFGEGIRVGERTAIGFANLLHGGGGIEIGRDCLLGPNVVIMSEQHRFERGTTIREQPGAPAPVRLGDDVWIGAGVTILAGVAIGSRSVVGAGSVVTKDIPEDSVAFGTPAQVVRRR; this is encoded by the coding sequence GTGGTTCTGGGGCGTTCCCGCCTGACCGTGGGCCGGAGCGTCGCGCTCGCCGACGGCGTCATGATCGACGCGCGGTCCAAGCGTGGGGTGGTGCTTGGCGACTCCGTCACGATCGACCGTTCTGCGATCCTCCGCGGAAGTGGCACCGTCAGGCAGTTCGGCGAGGGAATTCGCGTCGGTGAGCGCACCGCCATCGGTTTTGCAAACCTCTTGCACGGAGGTGGTGGCATCGAGATCGGTCGTGACTGCCTGCTGGGGCCGAACGTGGTCATCATGTCGGAACAGCACCGTTTCGAACGCGGAACCACGATCCGGGAGCAGCCCGGTGCACCGGCGCCTGTGCGGCTCGGCGACGACGTCTGGATCGGCGCGGGAGTCACCATTCTTGCTGGAGTCGCGATCGGCTCACGATCGGTGGTGGGCGCGGGGTCGGTCGTGACGAAGGACATCCCGGAGGATTCAGTGGCGTTCGGGACCCCCGCCCAGGTGGTGCGCAGACGATGA
- a CDS encoding glycosyltransferase family 2 protein has product MSVPDVSILMVTYNSAEVLQQCLASLADAFEGHSYEVIVADNGSADGSVALTRAVCPDATVIATGANLGFARAVNIAAAHAKGSAFMLLNPDTELAPLAGARLLAAVDEIGGVAAPLFVPARGGHGVVSAGRAPSVRAMAWHFSGLARLGTSLRGHYAFAHQLREPVAPVDWVSGACMVMRATIWDSLGGLSEHWFMYGEDIDLCLRACDLDVPVVVVTDALIDHAVGGSDATQMLGMSPTWVINLYDVFRSTMSRGPLHLFAWRVVVSSGFLARAAVSAAVAAIRRQDGARLRSDAMRFWAYAKAIAPGHRVVPVTGPPTSGAIDAGGRS; this is encoded by the coding sequence ATGAGTGTTCCCGATGTCTCGATTCTCATGGTCACGTACAACTCCGCCGAGGTGCTGCAGCAGTGTCTTGCGAGCCTCGCGGACGCGTTCGAGGGGCACAGTTACGAGGTCATCGTGGCCGACAACGGGTCTGCAGACGGGTCCGTGGCATTGACGAGGGCTGTATGCCCAGACGCGACCGTGATCGCGACCGGAGCCAACCTTGGATTCGCTCGCGCGGTCAACATCGCCGCCGCGCATGCCAAGGGCAGCGCGTTCATGCTGCTGAATCCCGACACGGAGCTCGCCCCACTCGCTGGGGCACGGCTGCTCGCGGCCGTAGACGAGATCGGCGGAGTCGCGGCGCCCCTCTTCGTGCCTGCTCGTGGAGGGCATGGTGTGGTGTCCGCTGGTCGCGCGCCATCCGTTCGCGCAATGGCCTGGCACTTTTCGGGCCTCGCACGGCTGGGCACGTCACTGCGCGGCCACTACGCTTTCGCGCACCAGCTACGGGAGCCCGTGGCGCCAGTCGATTGGGTCTCGGGCGCTTGCATGGTCATGCGGGCGACGATCTGGGATAGCTTGGGTGGTCTTTCTGAGCATTGGTTCATGTATGGCGAGGACATCGACCTATGTCTGCGTGCATGCGACCTAGATGTCCCGGTTGTAGTCGTCACGGACGCCTTGATCGACCACGCGGTCGGCGGGAGCGATGCCACCCAGATGCTCGGAATGAGCCCCACATGGGTGATCAACCTTTACGACGTGTTCAGGTCCACCATGTCGAGGGGGCCGCTTCACTTGTTCGCATGGCGGGTGGTTGTGTCGTCGGGATTCCTCGCGAGGGCCGCGGTGTCCGCCGCGGTGGCAGCAATCCGGCGACAAGACGGCGCGCGACTGCGTAGCGACGCGATGCGGTTTTGGGCGTACGCGAAGGCCATCGCACCGGGTCATCGCGTGGTGCCGGTCACCGGACCACCAACCAGTGGGGCCATTGACGCGGGCGGTCGCTCTTGA
- a CDS encoding glycosyltransferase family 4 protein produces MRVAIDAIWWLDGPPSGRNIVRDLARAWVNAFPDDEITLYVQPRAADSARSELPSARIVESSAQRLPHALLVRGMRALGRDVDVVISNNFGIGAVDAFSIVILYDTIFVRHPEWFSAKERLYLSRIRRSLRHTDRVVTGAESEVVATLAVWPELEHRMVATDYGVPRELVESTALPVHGIAKPFVLSVGRFNVRKNLTRLVEAFGRSRIGATHELVIVGPRDGLPPALAADPNVERSVVMPGAVSPGELRWLYENAAALAFPTLDEGYGLPMIEAAAFGLPVIASDIPALREVGVSARSFDPLSVDEIVEALNGVPELSRTSASEPRGWAQVVANIRETVVAGG; encoded by the coding sequence ATGAGAGTGGCGATCGACGCGATCTGGTGGCTCGACGGTCCGCCGTCAGGCAGGAACATCGTGCGTGACCTGGCCCGAGCCTGGGTCAACGCGTTCCCGGACGATGAAATCACCCTCTACGTGCAACCGCGTGCCGCAGACTCAGCGCGTAGCGAGCTTCCGTCGGCCCGGATCGTAGAGTCCAGCGCGCAACGGCTGCCGCATGCGCTGCTGGTTCGCGGCATGCGAGCGCTGGGGCGCGACGTCGACGTGGTGATCTCGAACAACTTCGGTATCGGTGCCGTGGACGCTTTCTCGATCGTGATCCTCTACGACACGATCTTTGTTCGTCACCCGGAGTGGTTCTCCGCGAAAGAGCGGCTGTACCTATCCCGGATCCGACGAAGCCTGCGTCACACGGACCGAGTCGTGACGGGTGCGGAGAGCGAGGTCGTAGCGACCTTGGCGGTGTGGCCAGAGCTCGAGCATCGTATGGTCGCGACAGACTATGGCGTGCCGCGCGAGCTTGTGGAGAGCACAGCGCTCCCGGTTCACGGGATAGCGAAGCCGTTCGTGCTCAGCGTTGGACGGTTCAATGTGCGCAAGAACCTCACGCGACTCGTGGAAGCGTTCGGACGGTCTCGGATCGGGGCCACGCACGAACTTGTGATCGTCGGTCCTCGTGACGGCCTGCCTCCGGCGCTGGCGGCAGATCCCAATGTCGAGCGCTCGGTGGTGATGCCTGGCGCCGTAAGCCCCGGCGAGCTCCGTTGGCTCTACGAGAACGCGGCGGCGCTTGCCTTCCCCACCCTCGACGAGGGATACGGACTCCCCATGATCGAGGCAGCGGCCTTCGGGCTTCCTGTGATTGCGAGCGACATACCCGCGTTGCGGGAGGTCGGTGTCTCCGCGCGGAGCTTCGATCCGTTGAGCGTGGACGAGATAGTCGAGGCTCTGAACGGTGTCCCCGAACTCTCGCGAACGTCGGCGTCGGAGCCCCGAGGGTGGGCTCAAGTCGTGGCCAACATTCGTGAGACTGTGGTCGCGGGAGGGTAG
- a CDS encoding DUF1972 domain-containing protein, with amino-acid sequence MNVEIERTAPRVAIIGTRGYPSYYGGFETAVRYLVPHLVEQGWQVDVYGRDSTTATHFDGKVVSRRTFGLDSKALSTPSFGFTSCVDAAWRRPDVALVMNVANGFWLPFLRARGIPTVVNVDGIEWERAKWGKVARAVFRSGAKAVARWGDELVFDADAIGDYWRSTFDRDGTFIPYGGPMPGEHQVAPLDLASGKYVLYVARFVPENSILEFMDAVEQLPSGIPVVVVGSSGYGGEIEERVAQVASSRPSVTWLGHVKDDVLLEGLWAHAGVYFHGHSVGGTNPALVQAMWAGAPTLARDTVYNREVLGAGGCFVDPSPNAIASIILELLGDDSRRAAMVASARTRAHERYSWASVVSAYEQLLRKLRDA; translated from the coding sequence ATGAACGTGGAGATCGAGCGGACGGCGCCGCGGGTCGCGATTATCGGCACGCGAGGCTACCCGAGCTATTACGGTGGCTTCGAGACCGCTGTCCGATACCTGGTGCCGCATCTCGTCGAGCAGGGGTGGCAAGTCGACGTCTACGGGCGCGACTCAACAACAGCGACGCACTTCGACGGCAAGGTCGTGAGTCGGCGGACGTTCGGGCTTGACTCGAAGGCGCTCAGCACGCCGTCCTTCGGCTTCACGTCATGCGTCGACGCCGCATGGCGTCGACCAGACGTTGCTCTCGTGATGAACGTAGCGAATGGATTCTGGCTACCTTTCCTACGTGCACGGGGCATTCCTACCGTTGTCAACGTCGATGGCATCGAATGGGAGCGAGCCAAGTGGGGCAAGGTTGCGCGTGCAGTCTTCAGGAGCGGGGCGAAGGCCGTTGCCCGTTGGGGTGACGAGCTGGTATTCGACGCCGACGCTATCGGGGACTACTGGCGGTCCACGTTCGACCGCGACGGCACATTCATCCCGTACGGGGGGCCGATGCCGGGTGAGCACCAAGTGGCGCCGCTGGATCTGGCGAGCGGCAAGTACGTACTCTACGTCGCGCGGTTCGTGCCTGAGAACTCGATTCTGGAGTTCATGGACGCCGTGGAACAGTTGCCCTCTGGCATCCCAGTGGTCGTCGTCGGCTCGTCCGGCTATGGCGGCGAAATCGAGGAGAGGGTGGCCCAGGTCGCCAGCAGTCGCCCGTCGGTGACGTGGTTGGGACATGTGAAGGACGACGTGCTGCTTGAGGGCCTGTGGGCTCACGCAGGGGTCTACTTTCACGGGCACTCGGTCGGTGGCACGAACCCTGCGCTCGTCCAGGCGATGTGGGCCGGCGCTCCCACCCTTGCCCGCGACACGGTCTACAACCGCGAAGTACTGGGAGCAGGAGGCTGCTTCGTCGACCCGAGTCCAAACGCCATCGCCTCGATAATCCTCGAGCTGCTCGGTGACGACTCCCGGCGTGCGGCAATGGTAGCGAGCGCGCGCACACGTGCCCACGAGCGGTACTCATGGGCGAGCGTGGTGAGCGCCTACGAACAGCTTCTGCGGAAGCTGCGTGACGCATGA